In the genome of Globicephala melas chromosome 7, mGloMel1.2, whole genome shotgun sequence, one region contains:
- the MZT2A gene encoding mitotic-spindle organizing protein 2A, protein MPRNPAQTSAFPSSTSQPQKCPAFPNFAARAGCRPRRPPWAGPGSQYQEYPATDLDSGISENLMRLQVTAVPKRPAPCSRSKRGPAMQAPPLPSSARQLRNHGIVCDSECVSERPLAHTPPSTRSAHGARSVRAASASRAGAPIKRPHRQASSHPASDLTSGSWGWAPPGASPAALPAVSERPGHPRRRRRGGGRKPPAAQPTEQTLPPPPAPSSPRPPRSPLRSSPRGDGKLRRDRPDPLALTSLLRSSSSNSRECLPAAVPGGTQAPRGTGSRHPEPAAGLPGLDRARGRRGSRGSRRAAAERAAAGTVCKLSALAGPRTARPHSAWTLQRRSSGAQLTRAGGLASNSSYPPLPTSPTSPRFWARSSLRQGFRPGTFGKLPALAAERSANSERPSLSGAVCKLPTLSERTLPTSQFRNPKAARETLRSHKYYSSKVRGKCANADVTMHPPERCSPGLSAPGTFQQLSPVTGDYGLNHLPDGQLESMP, encoded by the exons ATGCCACGGAACCCCGCACAAACCTCAGCTTTCCCCTCCTCAACTTCACAGCCCCAGAAGTGCCCAGCCTTCCCTAACTTTGCCGCCAGAGCCGGGTGCAGACCGCGGCGTCCGCCCTGGGCCGGGCCTGGCAGTCAATATCAGGAGTACCCGGCCACAGACCTCGACTCCGGCATTTCTGAAAACCTTATGCGTCTCCAGGTTACCGCAGTACCCAAGCGCCCAGCACCCTGTTCGCGCTCCAAACGCGGCCCGGCAATGCAAGCGccacctcttccctcttccgCGCGGCAGCTACGAAACCACGGCATTGTGTGTGACAGCGAGTGTGTGAGCGAACGTCCCCTGGCTCACACACCCCCTTCCACCCGGTCTGCTCACGGCGCCCGGTCTGTGCGCGCGGCGAGCGCATCGCGAGCCGGTGCCCCCATCAAGAGGCCTCACCGCCAGGCCTCTAGCCACCCGGCCTCGGACCTGACCTCGGGAAGCTGGGG GTGGGCGCCTCCAGGCGCGTCCCCGGCTGCACTCCCGGCTGTCTCAGAGCGGCCGGGGCACCCACGCAGGCGGCGGAGGGGCGGCGGGCGGAAGCCCCCAGCCGCGCAGCCCACGGAGCAGACTCTCCCCCCGCCTCCCGCGCCCAGCTCCCCGCGCCCTCCGCGGTCCCCTCTGCGTTCATCTCCCCGTGGAGATGGAAAGCTTCGACGCGATCGCCCCGACCCACTGGCTCTCACCTCCTTGTTgaggagcagcagcagcaacagccgGGAGTGCCTGCCAGCTGCCGTCCCCGGGGGGACCCAAGCTCCGCGGGGCACGGGGTCGCGGCACCCCGAGCCTGCGGCGGGGCTACCTGGGCTGGATCGAGCCCGGGGCCGCCGCGGCAGCCGCGGGAGCCGCAGGGCCGCCGCCGAGCGGGCCGCGGCAGGGACGGTCTGCAAACTCTCAGCCCTGGCGGGGCCGCGCACGGCGCGTCCACACTCGGCCTGGACACTGCAGAGACGCTCCTCGGGGGCTCAGCTGACCAGGGCGGGGGGTCTGGCTTCAAATTCTTCCTACCCTCCCCTCCCGACCTCTCCAACTTCTCCCCGCTTCTGGGCTCGCAGCTCTCTAAGGCAGGGATTCCGGCCGGGGACGTTCGGCAAACTCCCCGCCCTCGCCGCGGAGCGCTCAGCCAATTCGGAACGCCCCAGCCTCTCAGGGGCCGTCTGCAAACTACCAACCCTGTCGGAGAGGACTTTACCAACCTCTCAATTCCGCAACCCGAAGGCAGCAAGGGAGACACTTCGCAGCCACAAATACTATTCTAGCAAGGTCAGGGGCAAATGTGCAAATGCTGATGTGACAATGCATCCTCCAGAGAGGTGCAGTCCAGGCCTCTCAGCACCAGGGACCTTCCAGCAGTTAAGCCCAGTGACGGGAGATTATGGACTCAACCATCTACCGGACGGGCAGCTTGAATCAatgccctga